One genomic region from Oceaniferula flava encodes:
- a CDS encoding putative quinol monooxygenase → MSQLSKAISIHPYFKINEGRLEDFKKNIADFISRTQTEDKCFYYDFSYCEEENIAYCREAYEGADGILTHLENVNGQIENALTMSDMIRLEIHGPAEELAKLKEPLSELPVSFYEHVDGAKF, encoded by the coding sequence ATGAGCCAATTATCCAAAGCGATCAGTATCCACCCGTATTTCAAAATCAACGAAGGCCGTCTGGAGGACTTCAAGAAGAACATCGCTGACTTCATCTCCCGCACTCAGACTGAGGACAAGTGCTTTTACTACGACTTCAGCTATTGCGAGGAGGAAAACATCGCTTACTGCCGCGAAGCCTACGAAGGTGCCGATGGCATCCTGACCCACCTTGAAAATGTCAACGGTCAGATCGAAAACGCGCTGACCATGTCGGACATGATTCGCCTGGAAATCCACGGCCCGGCTGAAGAACTCGCCAAGCTGAAAGAACCACTGTCCGAGCTCCCTGTGAGCTTCTATGAGCACGTCGACGGTGCCAAATTCTAA
- a CDS encoding FKBP-type peptidyl-prolyl cis-trans isomerase, with protein MNVPSFSRPLMTAAVMAALPTIAIAEGVPENNIAASSEEAAQPKNNMPETPADVAAAPADALKTESGLASKIQQAGTGDAKPTAADTVTVHYSGWTTDGKMFDSSVKRGEPSSFPLGQVIAGWTEGLQLMVVGEKRRFWIPEDLAYGPVVEGSGRPGGMLCFDVELLGIKEAPKPPADAEKTEGGVVYKVIKEGSGEKPVQDHVVTFHFTAKTMEGQIMQDTRKEPTPPSIPLDKLPAALAELLGEMQVGEQRQAWLPEPQAPGGFIVADLELVSSKEAPPAPAVPEDVAAVPADAKKTASGLAYKVLSEGTGKEKPKASDTVKVHYSGWTTDGEMFDSSVTRGEPTQFPLNGVIKGWTEGVQLMVPGEKRRFWIPADLAYGPAVPGSGRPGGMLVFDIELLEIVR; from the coding sequence ATGAACGTCCCATCCTTCTCGAGACCACTGATGACTGCTGCTGTGATGGCAGCGCTGCCCACCATTGCGATTGCCGAGGGGGTTCCGGAAAACAACATTGCCGCCTCCTCCGAGGAAGCGGCCCAACCTAAGAATAATATGCCAGAAACACCTGCTGATGTAGCCGCCGCCCCCGCCGATGCCTTGAAGACCGAGAGCGGTCTCGCATCGAAAATTCAACAAGCCGGAACCGGCGATGCAAAACCCACCGCCGCTGACACGGTGACCGTTCACTACTCCGGCTGGACGACCGATGGGAAAATGTTCGATAGCTCGGTCAAACGCGGCGAGCCCAGCAGCTTTCCTCTCGGCCAGGTGATTGCCGGATGGACCGAAGGCCTGCAGCTGATGGTTGTCGGTGAAAAACGTCGTTTCTGGATCCCCGAGGACCTTGCTTACGGCCCTGTCGTTGAAGGCAGCGGTCGCCCGGGTGGCATGCTTTGCTTCGATGTGGAGCTGCTCGGCATCAAAGAAGCTCCCAAACCACCTGCGGACGCCGAGAAAACCGAAGGCGGAGTCGTCTACAAGGTGATCAAAGAAGGCTCCGGCGAAAAGCCAGTCCAGGATCATGTGGTGACCTTCCACTTCACCGCCAAGACAATGGAGGGCCAAATCATGCAGGATACCCGCAAAGAGCCAACACCACCAAGTATCCCACTCGACAAATTGCCGGCAGCACTCGCTGAGCTTCTTGGCGAGATGCAAGTTGGCGAGCAGCGCCAAGCGTGGCTGCCCGAGCCACAGGCACCCGGCGGATTCATCGTCGCGGACCTCGAGCTCGTTTCCTCCAAGGAAGCTCCACCAGCACCCGCCGTGCCTGAAGACGTGGCTGCCGTGCCTGCCGATGCCAAGAAAACCGCAAGCGGTCTGGCCTACAAGGTCCTCAGCGAGGGCACAGGCAAAGAGAAACCCAAGGCAAGCGACACCGTGAAGGTGCACTACTCCGGCTGGACGACCGACGGAGAAATGTTCGACAGCTCAGTCACCCGTGGTGAGCCCACTCAGTTCCCGCTCAATGGCGTGATCAAAGGATGGACCGAAGGCGTGCAGCTGATGGTCCCCGGTGAGAAGCGTCGCTTCTGGATTCCTGCTGACCTTGCCTACGGCCCAGCCGTTCCTGGTAGCGGTCGCCCCGGTGGCATGCTTGTGTTTGATATCGAGCTGCTAGAGATCGTTCGCTAG
- a CDS encoding family 43 glycosylhydrolase: MKYFSSKLITSLALLHACLITPASAEDAKETSYGKVEISYTELPNIGLEQGVMRRDPSDIIKVGDLYYVWYSKGTIAPGYDATVWYATSKDGLTWDEKGMALAKGKPGTWEGASVFTPNIMVADGRYWLFYTGTSNEFAKKPFNPDSKIGLAVSDSPDGPWERVGDGPVVTNSSNDEEFDSHLIDDACLIIRGGKYWLYYKGRQQGKGPGQTKMGVAIADKPEGPYVKHANNPIIPGNHEVVVWPLGEGVAAMIGTTGPKDITRSILYAKDGLNFVKTHNVIKGPVGAGAYRPEAFTDSNKGEHATWGVELQYPARGVKGLPYIQRWDAKWSD; encoded by the coding sequence ATGAAATATTTCTCATCCAAACTCATCACCTCTCTGGCGCTGCTGCATGCCTGCCTGATCACCCCGGCCTCGGCCGAGGACGCCAAGGAAACGTCCTACGGCAAAGTCGAGATCAGCTACACCGAGCTCCCCAACATCGGATTGGAACAAGGTGTGATGCGCCGTGACCCCAGCGACATCATCAAGGTGGGCGATCTTTACTACGTCTGGTATTCCAAAGGAACCATCGCCCCCGGTTACGATGCCACGGTCTGGTATGCCACCTCGAAAGACGGCCTCACTTGGGACGAAAAAGGCATGGCTCTGGCGAAGGGCAAGCCCGGCACTTGGGAAGGCGCCAGCGTCTTCACCCCAAACATTATGGTGGCCGATGGCCGCTACTGGCTGTTCTACACCGGAACCTCCAATGAATTTGCCAAGAAACCCTTCAACCCGGATTCAAAAATCGGCCTCGCCGTTTCTGATTCCCCCGACGGCCCCTGGGAGCGCGTCGGCGACGGACCTGTGGTCACCAACAGCAGCAACGATGAGGAGTTCGACAGCCACCTCATCGACGACGCCTGCCTGATCATCCGCGGTGGGAAATACTGGCTCTACTACAAGGGGCGCCAGCAAGGCAAGGGACCTGGCCAGACGAAAATGGGCGTCGCCATAGCCGACAAACCTGAAGGACCTTACGTCAAACACGCCAACAACCCCATCATCCCCGGCAACCACGAAGTCGTCGTCTGGCCACTGGGCGAGGGCGTCGCCGCGATGATCGGAACCACCGGCCCGAAAGATATCACCCGCTCGATCCTCTACGCCAAAGATGGCCTGAACTTCGTCAAAACCCACAATGTCATCAAAGGACCCGTGGGCGCCGGCGCGTATCGCCCCGAGGCATTCACCGACAGCAACAAGGGAGAACACGCCACCTGGGGGGTGGAACTGCAATACCCAGCCAGAGGAGTCAAAGGCCTGCCTTACATCCAGCGCTGGGACGCGAAGTGGTCCGACTAA
- a CDS encoding right-handed parallel beta-helix repeat-containing protein, which yields MCQQRLLALAACSLFASAPTLFAATHFVKSGASGAADGSSWTDAYTRIQDALAAASSGDQIWVAAGTYYPDVAGSGPLADDRMASFELVDGVELYGGFAGTETAIIQRDLFVNETVLSGEIQQDGDLENNSYHVVDGSAADASAILNGFVIRDGCANGTGNESGGGAYIALSPLVTDTSGPQLLNCRFVNNSATGSGGALYLWLSPSTFINCVFSGNTAEYGGAMYLRDSNPTLVNCTAQGNYAGHFSSGAVLYMTGSAPAFTNCLFWGNRNQTSDLTWVDISGAGNAPSFDNCMLQGKSDSSLNAYGSNNLDGTDSANDPRFLDPIDPLDAPSAAGELFLTPASTAVIDAGLNAVNSTIADARSRDRKLDGDGNASATIDLGAYELIAPIYVDENATGGEDGSSWADAFTDFQDALDIAAPGDEIWVAEGFYQPSKATDILVARSLTYLIPDAVRARGGFATAETHPDERDVQAHPSILSGNFGGIVSHLDDAFHVVTLDGVGSLTEFDGFEVTRGSANESAPYHRGGGIRINNGAPRVLNCTLRNNYGTAGAGAHVQGASAARFTGCRFIDNEATSSGGGLSLTSSSVVRVNRSHFEDNTAPSGGGIACSGSSPLIVNSSFISNSADEGGGVYLINGSDALITNTTFHDNEATTNGGGLRVEDSDPVITNTIVWANEIASSLTSISASIATSNATPSYSHSLLQHLDLSGSGGNFDGTDPGNNPRFRNAADDSGLITEVRLQPNSPVIDAGDDSALTGDIDFDAAPRIADGNLDGTATMDLGAYEFRTPIFVDQTAPSLGDGASWTSAFNSVTTAFEAATPGDTIWIAEGTYTPTGVADRDDYFSFPAGVRVYGGFAVGGGDFSSRDASTYTTALSGKRGTNPDAYHFHAATAVDLDRTAFIDGLTFRDGNANGLTTSAEDTGGGLHLLSCTLTVRDCRFVDNTGDSGGGIAIAGGAPLISNCLIEQNDATEGGGVMLWNTGATLLNCRIRGNTATNGGGIHFYITPATASVINPVISGNYATSGGGMFFTGATSYIVNATVSGNRASVGGGMALDYDAAPVLRDVLIWNNAIGAGNTSDPSSSVAIMSQTIGSSEAEFHNSLVENYNNAGLVGLDSDSSNNLNGNNAGNDPAFVSPSDATMAPTIAGDFRLSSGSPVIDMGENTANTSSYDIAGNSRILNGVIDLGAYEGSVSDINFASLFPGLSTTGDDNQNGRSNYLDYATGADPTATHDPAGYPIFTDDRFSFGVREGVSDVKWSLWVSETLEPGTWTELLPGSGFSVESETSSAGRLTVVVEILPPEPSPEKRFFRVGYDQD from the coding sequence ATGTGTCAACAACGCCTCCTTGCTCTTGCCGCCTGTTCCCTGTTTGCCTCGGCACCCACGCTCTTCGCCGCGACCCATTTTGTAAAATCCGGTGCCTCGGGCGCGGCGGATGGCAGCTCGTGGACCGATGCCTACACCCGCATTCAGGACGCGCTGGCCGCCGCCTCCTCCGGAGATCAGATTTGGGTGGCCGCCGGGACCTACTACCCGGACGTCGCCGGCTCCGGCCCCTTGGCCGATGACCGAATGGCATCCTTCGAACTGGTGGATGGCGTCGAGCTCTACGGTGGTTTTGCCGGCACGGAGACCGCCATTATTCAGCGCGATCTCTTTGTGAATGAAACTGTGCTGTCGGGTGAAATTCAGCAAGATGGTGATCTAGAAAATAACTCCTATCACGTTGTCGATGGCAGCGCGGCGGATGCCAGCGCCATCCTCAACGGCTTTGTCATCCGCGACGGCTGCGCCAATGGCACCGGCAATGAGTCCGGCGGCGGCGCATACATCGCACTCAGTCCGCTGGTGACCGACACCTCAGGGCCCCAGCTGCTGAACTGTCGCTTCGTCAATAACTCCGCCACGGGATCCGGAGGAGCTCTTTATTTATGGCTCAGCCCATCCACGTTCATCAACTGCGTCTTTTCGGGAAACACCGCCGAGTATGGTGGGGCGATGTATCTGAGAGACTCCAATCCCACTCTGGTCAATTGCACGGCGCAGGGAAATTACGCGGGTCACTTCAGTTCCGGTGCGGTGCTCTACATGACGGGTTCCGCCCCGGCGTTTACCAACTGCCTGTTCTGGGGCAATCGCAATCAGACATCGGACCTCACTTGGGTCGACATCAGCGGCGCGGGCAATGCTCCAAGCTTTGATAACTGCATGCTTCAGGGGAAAAGCGACAGCAGTCTGAATGCCTACGGCAGCAATAACCTCGACGGCACCGACTCGGCAAACGATCCGCGATTTCTTGACCCCATCGATCCTCTCGATGCTCCCTCGGCCGCCGGCGAGCTCTTCCTCACCCCGGCATCCACGGCGGTGATTGATGCCGGTCTGAATGCCGTCAATTCCACTATCGCGGACGCCCGCAGCCGCGACCGTAAGCTCGATGGCGACGGCAATGCCTCCGCCACCATTGACCTCGGCGCCTACGAATTGATCGCGCCGATCTACGTGGACGAAAATGCCACCGGCGGCGAGGATGGGTCGTCGTGGGCCGATGCTTTCACCGATTTCCAAGATGCTCTCGATATCGCCGCTCCGGGCGACGAAATCTGGGTGGCCGAGGGGTTCTATCAACCGAGTAAGGCAACGGACATTTTGGTCGCTCGCTCACTCACCTATCTGATTCCGGATGCGGTGCGTGCGCGTGGCGGTTTTGCTACCGCTGAAACCCATCCGGACGAGCGAGATGTCCAGGCTCACCCATCCATCCTGTCCGGCAACTTCGGCGGCATTGTCTCGCATCTCGACGATGCGTTCCACGTGGTCACCCTCGACGGGGTGGGATCGCTCACCGAGTTTGATGGTTTCGAAGTCACCCGCGGCAGCGCCAATGAAAGCGCACCTTATCATCGTGGTGGCGGGATCCGAATCAATAACGGGGCGCCGCGTGTGCTCAACTGCACGTTGAGGAACAACTACGGCACCGCCGGGGCGGGTGCCCATGTTCAGGGTGCCTCGGCGGCCCGCTTCACCGGCTGCCGGTTCATCGATAATGAAGCGACATCCTCCGGTGGCGGCCTGAGCCTGACCAGTTCTTCTGTGGTGCGGGTGAACCGTTCGCATTTTGAGGACAACACGGCGCCATCCGGTGGTGGGATCGCTTGCTCGGGCTCATCGCCGCTTATTGTTAACAGCAGCTTCATTTCCAACAGCGCCGACGAGGGAGGTGGGGTATATCTGATCAACGGCTCCGATGCCCTCATCACCAACACCACCTTTCACGACAACGAGGCTACCACCAACGGCGGTGGTCTGCGGGTGGAGGACAGCGATCCGGTGATCACCAATACGATCGTGTGGGCCAATGAGATTGCGTCTTCCCTCACTTCGATCTCCGCCTCCATCGCGACCTCGAACGCCACCCCCAGCTATTCCCACTCCTTGCTGCAGCATCTCGACCTCTCAGGCTCGGGCGGGAACTTCGACGGCACCGATCCGGGAAACAATCCACGTTTCCGCAATGCGGCGGATGATTCCGGGCTGATCACCGAGGTCCGCCTGCAACCGAACTCCCCGGTGATCGACGCCGGTGACGACAGCGCATTGACCGGAGACATCGACTTCGATGCCGCACCCCGGATCGCGGACGGAAACCTCGACGGCACAGCCACCATGGATCTGGGGGCCTATGAGTTCCGCACGCCGATCTTTGTTGATCAGACTGCGCCGTCTCTTGGCGACGGAGCTTCCTGGACATCGGCGTTCAACTCCGTCACCACGGCCTTCGAGGCTGCCACACCCGGCGACACCATCTGGATCGCCGAAGGCACCTACACGCCTACCGGAGTGGCTGATCGCGACGATTACTTCAGCTTCCCTGCCGGCGTGCGAGTCTACGGAGGTTTTGCGGTGGGCGGTGGCGATTTCAGCAGTCGTGATGCATCCACTTACACCACGGCCTTGTCGGGAAAACGCGGCACCAATCCTGACGCATACCATTTTCACGCGGCCACAGCCGTCGATCTTGATCGCACCGCCTTCATCGATGGCCTGACTTTCCGTGACGGTAACGCCAATGGCCTCACCACCTCTGCGGAGGACACAGGGGGCGGGCTGCATCTTTTGAGTTGCACGCTCACGGTGCGCGATTGCCGCTTTGTGGACAACACCGGCGATAGCGGCGGTGGCATCGCGATCGCGGGGGGAGCGCCACTGATTAGCAACTGCCTGATTGAGCAAAACGACGCCACGGAAGGCGGCGGTGTCATGTTATGGAATACCGGAGCCACCCTGCTCAATTGCCGTATCCGTGGCAACACGGCGACCAACGGTGGCGGCATCCACTTCTACATCACCCCGGCCACCGCCTCGGTGATCAACCCCGTCATCAGTGGTAACTACGCGACCAGTGGCGGGGGTATGTTTTTCACCGGCGCTACTTCCTATATCGTCAACGCCACCGTCTCCGGCAACCGCGCATCAGTGGGCGGCGGCATGGCTCTCGACTACGATGCGGCACCGGTTCTGCGCGACGTCTTGATCTGGAATAACGCCATCGGGGCGGGCAACACCTCCGATCCTTCCTCGTCCGTGGCCATCATGAGCCAAACGATCGGCAGCAGCGAAGCCGAGTTCCATAACTCACTGGTGGAAAACTACAACAACGCCGGGCTGGTCGGGCTCGACTCCGATTCCTCGAACAACCTCAACGGCAACAATGCCGGCAACGACCCTGCCTTCGTCTCGCCGTCCGACGCCACCATGGCCCCCACCATCGCCGGCGACTTCCGCTTGAGCTCTGGCTCGCCAGTCATCGATATGGGGGAAAACACCGCCAATACCTCAAGCTACGACATCGCAGGAAACAGCCGCATTCTCAATGGCGTGATCGATCTCGGTGCCTACGAGGGCAGCGTCTCGGACATCAACTTTGCCTCCCTTTTCCCCGGCTTGAGCACCACCGGGGATGACAACCAGAATGGCCGATCCAATTACCTCGACTACGCCACCGGTGCCGACCCGACCGCGACCCACGATCCAGCCGGCTACCCCATTTTCACCGACGATCGATTCAGCTTCGGCGTGCGCGAGGGGGTGAGTGACGTTAAGTGGTCGCTGTGGGTATCCGAGACGCTTGAGCCCGGAACGTGGACGGAATTACTCCCGGGTAGCGGCTTCAGTGTCGAATCGGAAACCAGCTCGGCAGGGCGGCTGACAGTCGTCGTCGAGATCCTCCCGCCGGAGCCCTCTCCTGAGAAACGCTTCTTCCGGGTCGGCTATGATCAAGACTAG
- a CDS encoding PEP-CTERM sorting domain-containing protein (PEP-CTERM proteins occur, often in large numbers, in the proteomes of bacteria that also encode an exosortase, a predicted intramembrane cysteine proteinase. The presence of a PEP-CTERM domain at a protein's C-terminus predicts cleavage within the sorting domain, followed by covalent anchoring to some some component of the (usually Gram-negative) cell surface. Many PEP-CTERM proteins exhibit an unusual sequence composition that includes large numbers of potential glycosylation sites. Expression of one such protein has been shown restore the ability of a bacterium to form floc, a type of biofilm.) translates to MNTMNKKITKTAITLATLMVASESMAATVFSDDFNDGNRNGWYLLNATGFNSLPVETVGGESVMSLRDTDTATDFYGAVTTFAAQDLSVVGSKITLTFDFYNDTRWPSGRQLSAGLYNSNGSVVTGDTTAAGLGWGATANDSGMLATAQRFTDRFELRESDGQGLGELLTRLQDRTNNSAYGEDGLWFDYTLEIENIGGDLQTTATWSGSDIAGQESVSQTWLTDAGDVNNYTFDEIGLTARGSVNTSFDNVEVIYVVPEPSSAALLGLGGLALLLRRRK, encoded by the coding sequence ATGAATACAATGAACAAAAAAATAACGAAAACAGCAATTACACTGGCAACCCTGATGGTTGCATCTGAATCTATGGCAGCGACGGTTTTCAGCGATGATTTTAATGATGGAAACCGGAATGGCTGGTATCTCCTCAATGCCACCGGGTTTAACTCATTGCCCGTTGAGACGGTCGGTGGTGAAAGCGTGATGAGTCTGAGGGATACAGACACTGCCACGGATTTTTATGGGGCTGTCACCACCTTTGCCGCTCAGGATCTGTCGGTGGTTGGTTCCAAGATTACGTTAACCTTTGATTTTTATAATGATACACGTTGGCCCAGCGGCCGACAGCTAAGCGCCGGTTTGTATAATTCTAACGGGAGCGTTGTGACAGGCGATACAACTGCAGCAGGGCTCGGCTGGGGAGCTACAGCCAATGATTCCGGTATGCTAGCGACGGCCCAACGTTTCACGGATCGATTTGAGTTAAGAGAATCGGACGGACAAGGTCTCGGCGAACTCCTAACTCGCCTACAAGACAGAACGAATAATAGTGCGTATGGTGAGGATGGATTATGGTTTGATTATACATTAGAGATTGAAAACATTGGCGGTGATCTTCAGACGACCGCGACATGGAGCGGTTCCGATATTGCGGGACAGGAATCGGTATCGCAAACTTGGCTGACGGACGCGGGAGACGTCAATAATTATACATTTGATGAGATTGGCTTAACCGCAAGAGGTAGCGTAAATACTTCGTTTGATAACGTTGAGGTTATTTATGTAGTTCCTGAGCCTTCTTCAGCCGCCCTTCTCGGACTTGGTGGGCTTGCACTGCTCCTACGCCGCCGCAAGTAA
- a CDS encoding sigma-70 family RNA polymerase sigma factor — MAEDNKLARLGEADFMRLLLQHENALRAFARSLLPDWNAVDDVFQDASVIMWKKFDQLDTGDGFLPWGKVIVRFHCYRYHEQKKKSGAVFSNELIAILAGEAENLEDAEYSQRHTALASCLEGLRETDRELVLAPYLGHGRIKELAEAANTSANSLYKKIGRLRDRLRQCITSKMVSPLSS, encoded by the coding sequence ATGGCTGAAGATAACAAATTAGCTCGGCTCGGCGAGGCGGATTTCATGCGCCTTTTGCTGCAGCACGAGAACGCCCTGCGAGCATTCGCGCGTAGTTTGCTGCCGGACTGGAATGCCGTGGACGATGTTTTCCAGGACGCCAGCGTGATCATGTGGAAAAAATTTGACCAGCTCGACACCGGCGACGGCTTTCTGCCATGGGGTAAGGTCATCGTCCGTTTCCACTGCTACCGTTACCACGAGCAAAAGAAGAAATCCGGAGCCGTCTTTAGTAATGAATTGATCGCCATTCTCGCCGGCGAAGCTGAGAACCTCGAAGACGCCGAATACAGCCAGCGGCACACTGCCTTGGCCTCCTGCCTGGAGGGCTTGCGCGAGACAGATCGTGAATTGGTCCTGGCTCCTTACCTCGGGCATGGACGCATCAAAGAGCTCGCGGAGGCGGCGAACACCTCTGCCAATTCGCTGTATAAAAAAATAGGCCGTCTCCGTGATCGCCTGCGCCAATGTATCACAAGTAAAATGGTTTCCCCATTATCCTCATGA
- a CDS encoding DsrE family protein, whose product MTSRKATTRKTKLASLILMLAAGTPIAIAQDATRTGVTQHDSGNPKIPLQVTTNIKVVYQISDDRLKGTSNRGLTYAKKLLDTYSKQGVADKEIDLHLVFHGSSLTALVDAKTRKKLKADGGEANPNLKLIQELLQRGVSIEVCESSMEQKGIVAGDFVSKDIATVVGAFPRLISLQQLGYAYIKFE is encoded by the coding sequence ATGACATCACGCAAAGCAACGACGAGAAAAACTAAACTAGCCAGCTTGATCCTGATGCTGGCCGCGGGCACACCGATCGCCATCGCTCAGGATGCCACCCGCACGGGAGTCACGCAACACGACAGCGGCAATCCCAAGATCCCGCTGCAGGTGACCACGAACATCAAGGTGGTTTACCAGATCAGCGACGATCGACTCAAAGGCACCAGCAACCGTGGACTGACCTACGCCAAGAAACTGTTAGACACTTACAGTAAGCAGGGAGTGGCCGACAAAGAAATCGACCTCCACCTCGTTTTTCACGGTAGCTCGCTAACGGCACTCGTGGATGCCAAAACGCGCAAGAAACTCAAAGCTGATGGCGGTGAAGCCAACCCCAACCTCAAGTTAATCCAAGAGCTGTTGCAACGCGGCGTCAGCATCGAAGTCTGTGAGAGCTCAATGGAGCAAAAGGGCATCGTGGCCGGGGATTTTGTATCCAAGGATATCGCCACCGTCGTCGGTGCCTTTCCAAGGTTAATCAGCCTGCAGCAACTCGGTTACGCGTATATCAAGTTCGAGTAA
- a CDS encoding PEP-CTERM sorting domain-containing protein (PEP-CTERM proteins occur, often in large numbers, in the proteomes of bacteria that also encode an exosortase, a predicted intramembrane cysteine proteinase. The presence of a PEP-CTERM domain at a protein's C-terminus predicts cleavage within the sorting domain, followed by covalent anchoring to some some component of the (usually Gram-negative) cell surface. Many PEP-CTERM proteins exhibit an unusual sequence composition that includes large numbers of potential glycosylation sites. Expression of one such protein has been shown restore the ability of a bacterium to form floc, a type of biofilm.), with translation MKPLNQLLLVPTLGAVSLLHSAHAAIIYNASTSNSGIVGNAVNLTSNSFTGTTGALTVTTDASGNNNASGIASNDDINTLKGSALLATDTVTMKMIVTNTTGVNNLRANGIEFGMSPNGTGFRPAENLIFQIDADNDDSGMAIDNFYDPDLTLNVAGWAVTEASLADGFTVTLVADSDGFTFTLFDIEEVGNLSNTTLSYSNTFTGSQFVDNFGGGHMYYTRQGTAGEVDVNISEFSIDVTPIPEPSAAGLLGLSGLALILRRRR, from the coding sequence ATGAAACCTCTTAATCAGCTTCTACTGGTTCCCACCCTTGGCGCCGTCAGCTTGCTTCATAGCGCCCATGCAGCCATCATTTACAATGCCTCGACCAGCAACTCAGGCATTGTTGGCAATGCTGTAAATCTGACATCGAATAGCTTTACCGGCACGACTGGGGCTCTTACTGTGACAACAGACGCCTCGGGGAACAATAACGCCTCTGGCATTGCGAGTAACGACGACATCAACACCCTCAAAGGATCTGCGTTGCTAGCCACCGATACGGTAACGATGAAGATGATTGTTACCAACACGACGGGTGTCAACAACCTGAGAGCCAACGGAATTGAGTTTGGCATGTCACCCAACGGCACTGGCTTCCGCCCAGCTGAAAATCTGATCTTTCAAATTGATGCGGATAACGACGACAGTGGAATGGCGATTGATAATTTTTACGATCCTGACCTTACTCTCAATGTTGCTGGATGGGCTGTGACGGAAGCGAGTTTGGCTGATGGTTTTACCGTGACTTTGGTGGCGGATAGTGACGGATTCACCTTTACCTTGTTTGATATTGAAGAGGTGGGGAACTTGAGCAACACGACGCTCTCTTATTCGAATACTTTCACAGGTAGCCAGTTCGTGGATAACTTTGGCGGAGGTCACATGTATTACACTCGTCAGGGAACTGCAGGCGAAGTGGATGTTAATATCAGTGAATTTAGTATTGATGTGACTCCCATTCCCGAGCCATCTGCCGCCGGGCTTCTTGGCCTTTCAGGCTTGGCATTGATTCTGCGCCGTCGTCGCTAG